The Apibacter raozihei DNA segment TTTTTTTCTGCAGAAGCCGCCAGTAAAGAAGGAAGCCTCCACCCATTGGGACATGGATCATAAGAAGATTTATTACGGTAAGGCTGAGGCTGAGGCTGAGTCTCTTTAATCTCTGGTGCCTGCACTCCAAAAGAGTTGTCAGACCATAAATTAACTTTACTTAATTCATGAGTTTGTAGTCCCGGAACTATCCCAAACCAATTATAATAGTACAAAACTGAATCATATGTACCATAAACAGATGGTGAGACAGTACCATCATCAGTAACATAAATTAAGCTCAAGGGATTTTTAACGGATAGTCTTATATTATCTGTAATATTTGCTACTGTTTTATAAATAAATTTTGTAGAGTTGGTCAAACTTTTGTAATCGTTAAATGGACTGTTAGGAAACTTTACTACAGCCAAACCCTCATCATGAACAATTTTCCCTAAACTTCCGGATACTTGATAATAATTAGCATCAGTTGTGGTTAAAGGAGGAAACGGATCTTTTCTTCCCCACTGGTACATGAGTCCACCATTCCTATTCCATCCTTCTCCTGTAAATGAATTTCCCAGAGCTCCTAGGTTTCTATCCATCCACCCCCATTCAGAATCAGGAATCTTTTCTATAGTTCCATCACTTAATTCTCTTTTTACATCATCAAAACTTTTATATGTCGAGCCATTCGTTGGGTCATTTGTTACCCACACGTGCCACGACCAATAAATTTCCCCATTTACTTTATAAGCAATAACAGCATTTCCTTTTTTTACATTATTTACGGGTACTTTTATTTCTGCTTCTTCTCCACTGCCTATAATATCCAGCTTGTAATTCTCTTTAGATCTTATAAGTCCCATAGTGTCTTCCCATAAAACATCAGCAGTTATTTCTCCAGTAGGAATGTCGATACCTTTCATGTAATTTCCGTTTTTCCACATTTCATAGGCTTTTTTTACGGGAATGTAAAATCCGTTTACACTAATTCCATTTTTATCTTTACCCGTAAAAATATAACTATTGGGTGCTTTTTTCCAATCCACAAGATCGCTCTTTGCTCCCGGATTGATTGTAATACAGCTAGTTTCATTGGAATTATTCAAATCACCAAAAATACCTACATAGTTAATAAACTTTTTTATTTCCTTTTCAATTTCTGTCAAAGGAGAGGAAGTTCCGTTCCAGCCAGCTGTTACCTTTCTGTTTCTAATAGCTCCTATTCCATAAATGGATGCTTTTGAGGTATTACTTAAAAAGAAATTTTCAGATCCAGGCCCTCTGTCTTTTTCATACAAACGTGGATATCCATAATGATTTACTGTATTATAGTTGCTGATTGCATTGATAGTAATATAACTACTGTTGGATTTATATATTCTTAAACCGGTTGATTTACTTATAACAATCACTACAGGTTCCTGATTAGTAATTATATCTGTAAGTTTTTGATTAATATAGTTGTATAGATTATAGTATCTGTTGATTAAAGCATTAGGATTAGTAAAGTCTAAATAGCCTCTTCCAGCCTGTTCTCCTCCTTCTTCCAAAGGTAATGCCCAATTACTAAAGTTAACAAAAAAACCTGCATCAGAAAATTTACCTGCAAACATATAAACAGGGTCATGATAAGAATATTCGAAAGGACTTAATTCGCTTCCCTGATAAATATACTTTTGAGTGTTCGCCAATATTGTAAGGTTATTAGGATTTTCAATGTTGATTACCGGTGCTTTAGGGTTAGAGGTATTTAATGTTCCGGTAGCATTAATTGACAAAGCTATATTATCTAATTTTTTGTGTAAGTGCAGAGAGGTTACTCTATCTTTTATACTTTTTACAGTGCCATCTTGATTTAACACAACAGTTTCGTTTGTTTTGGGGGTAAACAAATAAGTATAATCATTTTCGTTGAGCTGACATTGCCCTGTTGTATAATCTGATTGTTTGTAATGATATACTGTCTTTTGCCAAATTATAGACTGCCAATTTGAAAGATTGGTATTAGAGCTCAATTCAATTTTAACATTCTGCTTGTTAATATTAGATGCGGGCAATTCGAAACTAGCAGTTAAATTTTGATTAAATTCATTAGTCGCTGCAAATGTTTTATCCCATGCTGAAACCCAGTTTCCTGAAGAATTCTTATATTTAATTGTAATAACAACCTGGTCGGAAGTCACAGGTTTGGTAAAATTGCCTGTAATAACGACTGCTCCTTTTTGATTAATGGTTTGCGTAATTTCGATATTTGAGTCTAAATCTACAACGTTTTGAGATAAACAAGGTATATAAATAAAACCCAAAATTAAAAGTACAAACTTTGAAATAATTTTATTTTTCATACTTATATTTTTTTTGTAATACATTTTTTTACATGATTAAAAAATCATTTAAAAGTACATATTATATATTAAATCTATAATAATATAGATTAATTTAATATTTTAAAGTATAAAATAACTTAATTTATATATTATAATATTTAAATAAAATTTATTAGATCAAATAATTAAAGTAAATAGAATTAATTTTTAAGTTTCAGGTTTTCATAAAATTTTAAAAATATATTGAAATAATAAACCCGGATGATATAATCATCCGGGCATGCTAATAAATAAATTGTAACAACTATATTTCTAAAGAAATTTTTTCTTTAACCAATTTCTCATAGGAATATCAAATAACTTCATAGTAACATAACCCAAAATGATGGATAATACTACAACTAGTAAACCGTAAGGCCAGGATTCTTCAAAACTCAATTTGTTATTTGCCACCCAGGCCATGTATATATTAATCAACGGGAAATGAGTAATATAAACGGGGTATGAAATATCTCCCAAAAATTTACAAACAGCAGAAGATTTTGCACCAATTACCTTTCCTCCGGCTCCTAACCAAATAATAAAAGGAAACATAACCATTAAACATAAACATTCATAAATCCTGTTAGGTATATCTCCTAATCTTGGAACAGAAAGTAAAGCAACTAATAAAATAGATGAAATAAGAAATGCATTGGGAATATATTTAAGTTTAGCTGTACGTGACAATAAAAGTCCGGCTAAAAATGGAAATGATAAACGTATAAAGCCAATTTTGAGCTGAACAGGATCGTCTATTGCCCATCCGCCTATAATATCTCCGATTTCATTGGTAAAAGCGTAATGGATGGTAAATCCGGCAGCAATAATCACCAGAAG contains these protein-coding regions:
- a CDS encoding T9SS type A sorting domain-containing protein; translation: MKNKIISKFVLLILGFIYIPCLSQNVVDLDSNIEITQTINQKGAVVITGNFTKPVTSDQVVITIKYKNSSGNWVSAWDKTFAATNEFNQNLTASFELPASNINKQNVKIELSSNTNLSNWQSIIWQKTVYHYKQSDYTTGQCQLNENDYTYLFTPKTNETVVLNQDGTVKSIKDRVTSLHLHKKLDNIALSINATGTLNTSNPKAPVINIENPNNLTILANTQKYIYQGSELSPFEYSYHDPVYMFAGKFSDAGFFVNFSNWALPLEEGGEQAGRGYLDFTNPNALINRYYNLYNYINQKLTDIITNQEPVVIVISKSTGLRIYKSNSSYITINAISNYNTVNHYGYPRLYEKDRGPGSENFFLSNTSKASIYGIGAIRNRKVTAGWNGTSSPLTEIEKEIKKFINYVGIFGDLNNSNETSCITINPGAKSDLVDWKKAPNSYIFTGKDKNGISVNGFYIPVKKAYEMWKNGNYMKGIDIPTGEITADVLWEDTMGLIRSKENYKLDIIGSGEEAEIKVPVNNVKKGNAVIAYKVNGEIYWSWHVWVTNDPTNGSTYKSFDDVKRELSDGTIEKIPDSEWGWMDRNLGALGNSFTGEGWNRNGGLMYQWGRKDPFPPLTTTDANYYQVSGSLGKIVHDEGLAVVKFPNSPFNDYKSLTNSTKFIYKTVANITDNIRLSVKNPLSLIYVTDDGTVSPSVYGTYDSVLYYYNWFGIVPGLQTHELSKVNLWSDNSFGVQAPEIKETQPQPQPYRNKSSYDPCPNGWRLPSLLAASAEKKLRMDFTPFGPKSSNSLSNFNTDGSNISPGLSNLKPYLAGIKIYPQYGFDMTNVAGNNMGIFPGTGWIGRGASGDVRYHSKASHTDHLETYLWTSTMTTFGEISSVASALRLIPSTDQINKQPDFLNYPNVHGLYLYKPADDFPTNNAHACRCIKDPLFEKNNYNFETRFFTENETYTAGLDNPNAYMITKSPTDQLISIPVSKAFSVQSNYLGNTQILNPVSFNNLKANVLWADNNELITQLTVDNPASKEANINVKINANKSGNALITLHNGSIDNPVYWSWHIWVTNSEVSSLTYVNDEPITTDNYVNYTQYGTIMKTKIMDRNLGAIDVMPTVYNQYQSGSNVLLQLNNSQGLHYQWGRKDPLPTFTKIAPSNSKFNVYLGRNNNGTVTYSTLTENMYNSSQIVNYNTYKNNINSSDKIDVRIEKILGYSVANPLKFMMPNVVYPTRPNDYYMLGSDWLLDTGYHGLYPERWGLGGNKSVFDPCPNGWRIPETVTGPIKSSPWSLKNNREYVTYVNKEGQPVGNSEQGYYGSVIYHLPRPVDKAYNNTVGFVFNNSEYNTGNYPKGYIRGKRRVLSKDGLSSIINPALGSGIWYANLHDIFTGRGTYMHFDQFSRILVKYTNVDPYAAMNCRCIKQEDNGVSRGPLPGIPVSRNATYEAKAYFTQEAVQEDIKNEKLVLYPNPVKDILNIEVNDSKDYYYQIYNLSGQLVKEGKFQNKQTDVSSLKTGYYLIRVNNSEIMVKILKQ
- a CDS encoding acyltransferase family protein, with amino-acid sequence MNLDIKKSKPHYVILDGLRGVAAILVVFFHVLEIYSGGDHALQMINHGYLAVDFFFLLSGFVIGYAYDDRWQKMSLLDFFKRRIIRLQPMIIIGSIIGALLFYFQDSPALHWVGISQTPWWRLILITILGCLLIPVGKGGDIRGWNEMYPLNGPAWSLFFEYIANIAYALVLRRVSKMVLGLLVIIAAGFTIHYAFTNEIGDIIGGWAIDDPVQLKIGFIRLSFPFLAGLLLSRTAKLKYIPNAFLISSILLVALLSVPRLGDIPNRIYECLCLMVMFPFIIWLGAGGKVIGAKSSAVCKFLGDISYPVYITHFPLINIYMAWVANNKLSFEESWPYGLLVVVLSIILGYVTMKLFDIPMRNWLKKKFL